From one Lolium rigidum isolate FL_2022 chromosome 4, APGP_CSIRO_Lrig_0.1, whole genome shotgun sequence genomic stretch:
- the LOC124708257 gene encoding receptor-like protein EIX2: protein MAEQARTCRTPLLCLFFCLQLLSSPQQATSKYLDDDDHDTFSGGQPRRTLSSGVPSRNSSNSSGAGAAFCRLLSLQILDLSNNRLTGELPDCWWDLQALQFMDLSNNSFSGEIPAAEPSHNCSLESVHLAGNRFTGVFPPVLRGCDSLATLDIGNNRFFGGIPPWIGTQVPSLRILSLRSNRFTGEIPRELSRLSHLQLLDMANNSLTGQIPVAFGNLASMRNPEIVSSIGSLDGSNYQDRIDIIWKGQELIFQRTIRLLTGIDLSGNLLSDCIPEELTSLHGLRFLNLSRNHLSCGIPRDIGSLNLLESLDLSWNELSGAIPLSISALSTLSTFNISNNHLAGRIPSGSQIQTLDDPSIYSNNYGLCGLPLIDVPCANTSLASDERNGEGFDQWLCYSVIAGVVFGFWLWFGMLFTIETWRSALLFSVDKMQCKVMQKVSRIDQFLSKRNTDKFL, encoded by the coding sequence ATGGCAGAGCAAGCACGTACCTGCCGAACACCTCTCCTGTGCCTCTTCTTCTGCCTCCAACTCCTATCCTCTCCCCAGCAGGCGACGAGCAAGTACCTCGACGACGACGACCATGACACCTTCTCCGGCGGCCAGCCGCGGAGGACCCTCTCCTCCGGCGTGCCGAGCCGTAACTCCTCCAACAGCTCGGGCGCCGGCGCGGCCTTCTGCAGGCTGCTCTCCCTCCAGATCCTCGACCTCTCCAACAACCGGCTCACCGGGGAGCTCCCCGACTGCTGGTGGGACCTGCAAGCGCTGCAGTTCATGGACCTCTCCAACAACTCCTTCTCGGGCGAAATTCCGGCGGCCGAGCCAAGCCACAACTGCTCTCTCGAGtcggtccatctcgccggcaacaGGTTCACCGGCGTCTTCCCGCCGGTCTTGAGGGGCTGCGACTCGCTGGCCACCCTGGACATCGGGAACAATAGGTTCTTCGGCGGCATCCCTCCATGGATCGGTACCCAGGTCCCGTCGCTGAGGATCCTGAGCTTACGATCCAACAGGTTCACCGGAGAGATTCCTCGGGAGCTGTCGCGGCTCTCTCACCTCCAGCTGCTCGACATGGCTAACAACAGCTTGACCGGACAGATTCCGGTAGCCTTCGGCAACCTGGCCTCGATGAGGAACCCAGAGATTGTCTCCAGCATCGGGTCGCTAGACGGGTCAAACTACCAGGATAGGATCGACATAATCTGGAAGGGCCAGGAGCTCATCTTCCAAAGAACCATCCGGCTACTAACCGGCATCGATCTGTCAGGCAATCTGCTATCCGACTGCATCCCCGAAGAGCTAACCAGCCTGCACGGCCTCCGATTTCTCAACCTTTCAAGGAACCATCTGTCGTGCGGCATTCCCAGAGACATTGGAAGCTTGAACCTTCTCGAGTCTCTTGATCTATCGTGGAACGAGCTTTCGGGGGCCATCCCACTGAGCATCTCGGCCCTGTCGACGCTCAGCACCTTTAACATCTCGAATAACCATCTGGCGGGCAGGATACCATCCGGGAGCCAGATTCAGACCCTGGACGACCCTTCCATTTACAGCAACAACTATGGGCTCTGCGGACTTCCACTAATCGACGTTCCCTGTGCAAATACTTCGCTTGCGTCCGATGAAAGAAACGGTGAAGGGTTCGACCAATGGCTTTGCTACTCCGTGATTGCTGGGGTGGTTTTTGGATTCTGGCTATGGTTTGGGATGCTATTTACCATTGAGACCTGGAGATCTGCTCTTCTCTTTTCTGTTGATAAAATGCAGTGCAAGGTTATGCAGAAGGTGTCACGTATTGATCAGTTTCTTTCGAAAAGAAACACCGATAAATTTTTGTAG